A single window of Acetobacteraceae bacterium DNA harbors:
- the mutT gene encoding 8-oxo-dGTP diphosphatase MutT: MTSLLLVSAALLINQNNKILIAQRPEGKPMAGLWELPGGKIEPGETPEIALQRELQEELGIHVSLEDMKALTFTSFDCGKFHLLMPVFLIRQWQGTPSGKENQVLSYISPEELENFEMPPADIPLIPLIQSFMHSNNL, translated from the coding sequence ATGACTTCACTTCTTCTTGTTTCTGCTGCCCTCCTCATCAATCAAAATAATAAAATTCTTATTGCCCAAAGACCTGAGGGAAAGCCAATGGCCGGCCTGTGGGAGCTTCCCGGCGGTAAAATTGAACCCGGAGAAACACCGGAAATAGCTCTCCAACGTGAACTCCAGGAAGAGCTTGGCATTCATGTTTCCCTCGAAGATATGAAAGCATTAACCTTTACAAGCTTTGACTGCGGTAAATTTCATTTATTGATGCCTGTTTTTCTCATTCGGCAATGGCAAGGCACCCCCTCTGGAAAAGAAAATCAAGTTCTAAGCTATATCTCTCCAGAAGAGCTTGAAAATTTTGAAATGCCGCCAGCAGATATTCCGCTCATCCCTCTTATTCAATCTTTCATGCATTCCAATAATCTCTAA
- the yajC gene encoding preprotein translocase subunit YajC, whose product MLSLLFSPAYADGVAGAAPAGGSILDAAFQFGPILLIFVVFYFLLIRPQQKRQKILKEQLANLRRGDQVITAGGIIAEVQATRPESTEVEVLIAPNVKVKVARQTIASVIPKLKPANEV is encoded by the coding sequence ATGTTGAGTTTATTATTTTCTCCAGCCTATGCAGATGGTGTGGCTGGTGCAGCGCCTGCGGGTGGCTCCATCTTGGATGCCGCTTTCCAATTTGGGCCGATCTTACTTATTTTTGTTGTTTTTTATTTTTTACTGATTCGTCCTCAGCAAAAAAGACAGAAAATTTTGAAAGAGCAATTGGCGAATTTAAGACGTGGCGATCAAGTCATTACAGCGGGCGGAATTATTGCGGAAGTCCAAGCAACACGTCCGGAATCAACAGAAGTTGAAGTACTTATTGCACCGAATGTTAAAGTAAAGGTTGCGCGTCAGACCATTGCATCTGTTATTCCGAAATTAAAGCCTGCAAACGAAGTTTAA
- a CDS encoding superoxide dismutase codes for MSFQLPPLPFADTALAEKGMKKETLDLHHGKHHQGYVNALNGLVEKNPELQGKSLEELVKFAAKKPELSAVLNNAGQHYNHSLFWKSLSPDGGKIPATLEAKIKEDFGSVEAFKTAFKTAATTQFGSGWAWLVLTSEGKLAVTKTPNAESPLSQNTGKALLVMDVWEHAYYLDFQNRRPDFTDNFLNNLANYTFAEEVLKQA; via the coding sequence ATGAGCTTTCAACTTCCTCCCTTACCTTTTGCCGACACAGCGCTTGCTGAAAAAGGCATGAAAAAGGAAACACTAGACCTTCATCACGGAAAGCATCATCAAGGTTATGTTAATGCACTGAACGGTTTGGTTGAAAAAAATCCTGAACTTCAAGGAAAAAGCCTAGAAGAACTGGTAAAATTTGCGGCTAAAAAACCAGAACTTTCTGCCGTTCTTAACAATGCGGGTCAGCATTACAACCATTCTCTCTTTTGGAAAAGCCTTTCCCCAGATGGCGGTAAGATCCCTGCAACGCTAGAAGCAAAAATCAAAGAAGATTTTGGAAGCGTTGAGGCGTTCAAGACAGCTTTTAAAACTGCCGCAACCACACAATTTGGCTCCGGCTGGGCATGGCTTGTCCTAACCTCTGAAGGTAAGCTTGCTGTAACAAAAACACCAAATGCAGAAAGTCCGCTGTCTCAAAATACAGGCAAAGCGCTTTTGGTAATGGATGTTTGGGAACACGCCTACTATTTGGACTTCCAAAACCGCAGGCCTGACTTCACAGACAATTTTTTAAATAATCTTGCCAACTATACCTTTGCGGAAGAAGTTTTAAAACAAGCTTAA
- a CDS encoding DNA-directed RNA polymerase subunit omega, producing MARVTVEDCIEKVQNRFELILLAARRARSLSCGEELTLPRDNDKNTVVALREIAEEKISPEKLRESIIHSFVATPKDEADEDEGEDLTIPEQNVFGLQEILPDESSSGDDNEF from the coding sequence ATGGCACGCGTTACCGTTGAGGATTGTATTGAAAAAGTTCAAAACCGCTTTGAACTCATTCTACTGGCAGCTCGGAGAGCCCGTTCGCTTTCTTGTGGGGAAGAGCTAACCCTTCCAAGAGATAACGATAAAAATACAGTTGTTGCACTTCGTGAAATTGCCGAAGAAAAAATCAGCCCTGAAAAACTCAGAGAATCTATTATCCATTCTTTTGTTGCTACCCCTAAAGATGAAGCAGATGAGGATGAGGGTGAAGATTTGACAATCCCAGAACAAAATGTTTTCGGTTTGCAAGAAATTTTACCTGATGAAAGTTCATCTGGGGACGATAACGAATTTTAA
- a CDS encoding bifunctional (p)ppGpp synthetase/guanosine-3',5'-bis(diphosphate) 3'-pyrophosphohydrolase — translation MSKTMDLPVKLAGYIEETVGQAWEKELASLLFSYLPEEEVLRVKKSLIFAANAHGDQSRDSGELYITHPISVAVFLARWKMDASVIMGAFLHDVPEDTGISLKELSQIFGEEVAFLVSGVTKLTKMELHPVGHKQAQNFRKLVLAMAKDVRVLLIKLADRLHNISTLHHVKSEERRRRIATETLLIYVPLAERLGMYEVKNLLERQAFSMSEPHADIAIREHINYLRADGGEDIDSIVSALVKICTDSGYGSAEVAGREKTPYSIWRKINAGQLKVTQLSDILAFRIIVEKEADCYAVLGALHKAYRAVNGKFKDYISSPKPNGYQSLHTVLNLQARSHRIEIQIRTKRMHEQAEHGVSAHWIYKEQASLSSKDRMKWLESLSYVAENAVDARAFEIDSRLELYEDEVFCFTPRGDIVCLPAGATPIDFAYAVHTEIGDHCVGSKINGKWSNLSDVLENGDEVKIITAIDAMPERSWVDKVVSGKARTRVRQAVQKIDLLAYQKKGAVIWRKFLVRPVFLGVKRF, via the coding sequence TTGTCTAAGACAATGGATCTTCCCGTAAAGCTTGCTGGATATATTGAAGAGACAGTGGGCCAAGCTTGGGAAAAGGAACTAGCGTCCCTTTTGTTCTCATATCTTCCAGAAGAGGAGGTGTTGAGAGTTAAGAAATCCCTTATTTTTGCTGCCAATGCGCATGGTGATCAGAGTAGGGATAGTGGTGAGTTGTATATCACACATCCTATCTCTGTCGCTGTTTTTCTGGCGCGCTGGAAAATGGATGCCTCCGTCATTATGGGGGCATTTCTCCATGATGTTCCTGAGGATACAGGCATTTCTCTCAAAGAACTTTCTCAGATCTTTGGGGAAGAAGTTGCTTTCTTGGTTAGCGGTGTCACCAAGCTTACAAAAATGGAGCTGCATCCTGTTGGTCATAAGCAGGCACAGAATTTCCGGAAGCTTGTTTTGGCAATGGCAAAAGATGTTCGTGTTCTGTTAATTAAATTAGCCGATCGCTTACATAATATTAGTACATTACATCATGTAAAATCGGAGGAAAGACGTCGTCGTATTGCGACGGAGACGCTGCTGATTTATGTTCCACTGGCCGAGCGGCTTGGGATGTATGAGGTGAAAAACCTTTTAGAACGGCAAGCCTTCTCAATGTCCGAGCCTCATGCAGATATTGCTATTCGTGAGCATATCAATTACTTGCGGGCAGATGGTGGGGAAGATATTGATTCAATTGTTTCTGCGCTTGTAAAAATATGCACGGATTCAGGGTATGGATCAGCGGAAGTCGCAGGACGTGAAAAAACCCCTTATTCAATTTGGCGAAAAATAAATGCAGGACAGCTAAAAGTTACACAGCTTTCTGATATTTTAGCATTTCGAATTATCGTTGAAAAAGAGGCAGACTGTTACGCTGTTTTGGGGGCTCTGCATAAAGCCTATCGTGCAGTTAATGGGAAGTTTAAGGATTACATCTCCTCTCCCAAGCCAAATGGTTATCAATCCCTTCATACGGTTTTAAATCTACAGGCTAGAAGCCATCGTATTGAAATCCAGATTAGAACCAAACGCATGCATGAGCAGGCTGAGCATGGGGTGAGTGCGCATTGGATTTATAAAGAACAGGCTTCGCTTTCCTCTAAAGATCGAATGAAGTGGCTTGAAAGCTTGAGCTATGTTGCAGAAAACGCTGTTGATGCAAGGGCTTTTGAGATTGATTCCCGTTTAGAACTCTATGAGGATGAGGTTTTTTGTTTTACACCGCGCGGTGACATTGTTTGTCTTCCAGCAGGCGCAACGCCGATTGATTTTGCTTATGCTGTACATACAGAAATTGGGGATCACTGTGTCGGCAGTAAAATTAATGGAAAATGGAGCAATCTTTCAGATGTTCTTGAAAATGGTGATGAGGTTAAAATTATTACCGCCATTGATGCGATGCCGGAAAGAAGTTGGGTCGATAAAGTTGTTAGTGGCAAGGCGAGAACCAGAGTACGTCAGGCAGTCCAGAAAATTGACCTTCTGGCCTATCAAAAAAAGGGCGCCGTGATCTGGCGCAAATTTTTAGTGAGGCCGGTGTTTCTGGGAGTGAAGAGATTTTAG
- a CDS encoding bifunctional (p)ppGpp synthetase/guanosine-3',5'-bis(diphosphate) 3'-pyrophosphohydrolase: MDRFSCSSLFVLYQKVGLNLISPEEVLQAIYPRISSGDIDLAKEMVPLVDGISSLIQEWEDIHASGGMHLALASCCAPLPGDSVCAVLDASNICTIHRSECPKLATKEESSFPVMWNLDKQDVYPHLLNAHLLLVVDPRLEATAGIVPLAEAHGSVLERMNVVMRKDRFAEIQMDLKVPSWEKLRELVEIMQKRSGFFHAARAIFPLIEGEVL; this comes from the coding sequence TTGGATCGTTTTTCCTGTAGCTCTTTATTTGTGCTTTATCAAAAGGTTGGTTTAAATCTCATTTCACCCGAAGAAGTACTTCAAGCCATTTACCCAAGAATTTCCTCTGGTGATATTGATTTAGCAAAGGAAATGGTTCCTCTTGTAGATGGTATTAGCTCTCTTATTCAGGAATGGGAGGATATTCATGCAAGTGGGGGGATGCATTTAGCGCTTGCTTCTTGTTGTGCGCCACTTCCGGGAGACAGTGTCTGTGCTGTTTTGGATGCTTCAAATATTTGCACAATACATCGTTCAGAATGTCCTAAATTGGCAACAAAAGAAGAGTCAAGCTTTCCTGTTATGTGGAACTTGGATAAACAGGATGTCTATCCGCATTTATTAAATGCACATCTTCTTTTGGTTGTTGATCCACGTTTAGAGGCAACGGCGGGGATTGTTCCTTTGGCGGAAGCTCATGGTTCTGTACTAGAGCGAATGAATGTTGTGATGCGTAAAGACAGGTTTGCAGAAATTCAGATGGATCTGAAGGTCCCCTCTTGGGAGAAGCTTAGAGAGCTTGTTGAGATTATGCAGAAACGCTCAGGCTTTTTTCATGCGGCAAGAGCAATTTTTCCTTTGATAGAGGGCGAGGTTTTATGA
- a CDS encoding holo-ACP synthase — protein sequence MIIGIGIDLCRITRIEEIIDRFGDSFLERVFSKEERDYADQFNFKLRAAAYAKRWAAKEACAKALGTGFGKHVSFQDIVVLRNQAGAPSLKLTGGALAVLKEKTQNNAQAKAFLSLTDDPPFAMAQVILENI from the coding sequence ATGATTATAGGTATAGGAATTGATCTATGCCGCATTACAAGAATTGAGGAGATTATCGACCGTTTTGGAGATAGTTTTTTAGAGCGTGTTTTTTCCAAAGAAGAACGTGATTATGCCGATCAATTTAATTTTAAATTGCGTGCGGCGGCTTATGCAAAACGTTGGGCCGCAAAGGAAGCCTGTGCGAAGGCATTAGGAACCGGTTTTGGAAAACATGTAAGCTTTCAAGATATTGTTGTGCTTCGAAATCAGGCAGGGGCTCCTTCTTTGAAGTTAACAGGGGGCGCCTTGGCCGTTTTGAAAGAGAAAACACAAAACAATGCGCAGGCAAAGGCTTTTTTAAGTCTTACAGATGATCCGCCATTTGCAATGGCGCAGGTTATTCTTGAAAATATCTAA
- the lepB gene encoding signal peptidase I, whose product MDNKQIDIKELLKRAKEDGWFLFLGQMFFLLCLVFSVRTFVFQPFTIPSGSMVPTLLVGDYISVTKYDYGYSRYSFPFPLPFLKGRIFESLPKHGDVVVFRFTQDTSIDYIKRVVGLPGDHIQLKHGTVYLNNVPLTRNFQGERDYPNREGRNWNGKEYWEETTNQESGKILKRDYRILQQTEYGAASNTAEYIVPPNCLFVMGDNRDDSSDSRFQGGREGGACATPLGSNYIAMSDHDLGFVPLENVEGKARTVLFSLDFEHPKWAFWYWPLEFRFDRFFHAIREKSEGK is encoded by the coding sequence ATGGATAATAAGCAGATAGATATAAAAGAGCTTTTGAAGCGGGCGAAGGAAGATGGCTGGTTTCTTTTTTTAGGACAGATGTTTTTTCTACTTTGCTTAGTCTTTAGCGTTAGAACATTTGTTTTTCAGCCTTTCACTATTCCTTCGGGATCTATGGTGCCGACCTTGCTTGTCGGGGATTATATCTCTGTGACGAAATATGATTATGGCTACTCCCGTTATTCTTTTCCTTTTCCCTTACCTTTTTTAAAGGGAAGGATTTTTGAATCTCTGCCTAAGCATGGGGATGTTGTTGTTTTTCGTTTCACACAGGATACGTCCATTGATTATATTAAGCGAGTTGTTGGGCTTCCAGGAGACCATATCCAGCTTAAGCATGGAACAGTTTATCTAAATAACGTGCCACTAACACGAAATTTTCAAGGAGAGCGTGATTACCCTAATCGAGAGGGACGCAACTGGAATGGCAAAGAATATTGGGAAGAAACAACAAATCAGGAATCCGGAAAAATCCTAAAAAGGGATTACCGTATTTTACAGCAAACAGAGTATGGCGCGGCAAGCAATACGGCAGAATATATTGTGCCGCCAAATTGTTTGTTTGTAATGGGTGACAACCGTGATGACAGTTCTGATAGTCGTTTTCAAGGCGGACGGGAAGGCGGGGCTTGCGCCACCCCGTTAGGCAGTAATTATATTGCTATGAGCGATCACGATTTGGGATTTGTGCCCCTTGAAAATGTCGAAGGGAAAGCGAGAACCGTTCTGTTTTCTCTAGATTTTGAACATCCTAAATGGGCTTTTTGGTACTGGCCTTTAGAATTTCGTTTTGATCGTTTTTTCCATGCTATTAGAGAAAAAAGTGAGGGGAAATAA
- the rnc gene encoding ribonuclease III gives MPFSQLEKALGYSFRSQDLLRHALRHRSALMDLRGARRKKIEKKTASNERLEFLGDRVLSLAMATWLFETFPSESEGNLALRHNALVSGDTVAEVAKEIELEKSLEIGLKEKNVRNIASVRADAMEAILGSIYLDSGFLEANAVIRRLWKNRIHAYKEPPKEWKGRLQEYLLGKGKPLPVYTIVERKGTDHAPEFRIKVEGASLSAEGIGGSRREAEREAAANLFHLLIEGNAK, from the coding sequence ATGCCTTTTTCACAATTAGAAAAAGCTCTCGGCTATTCTTTTAGATCACAAGATCTTTTACGCCATGCCTTGAGGCACCGTTCGGCTCTTATGGATTTAAGAGGGGCACGGCGAAAAAAAATAGAAAAAAAAACAGCCTCGAATGAACGTTTGGAGTTTTTGGGAGACCGGGTTTTAAGCTTGGCGATGGCAACATGGCTTTTTGAAACCTTTCCTTCCGAAAGTGAAGGTAATCTTGCACTAAGACATAATGCTCTTGTTTCTGGGGATACAGTTGCAGAAGTCGCCAAAGAGATTGAACTTGAAAAAAGCCTGGAAATTGGTTTGAAAGAAAAAAATGTCCGTAATATTGCCTCCGTACGTGCTGATGCGATGGAAGCTATTTTAGGAAGTATTTATTTAGATAGTGGCTTTTTAGAAGCGAATGCAGTTATTCGCCGTCTATGGAAAAATCGTATTCATGCCTACAAGGAGCCGCCGAAAGAATGGAAAGGCCGTTTGCAGGAATATCTTTTGGGAAAAGGGAAGCCACTACCTGTCTATACGATTGTAGAACGTAAAGGGACAGATCATGCCCCCGAATTCCGTATAAAGGTAGAAGGGGCAAGTCTATCAGCAGAAGGGATCGGCGGTAGTCGGCGTGAAGCAGAAAGAGAAGCAGCAGCAAATCTTTTTCATCTTTTGATAGAAGGAAACGCCAAGTGA
- a CDS encoding GTPase Era, with the protein MSSDSEEKTVRCGFVALLGAPNAGKSTFLNKAVGARVSIVTPKAQTTRMRARGIVNEDNTQIIFCDAPGLFKPKRKFDEAMVGAAWDGLRDADLALLVVDATKAKKEEIKNISIEAGFKAKKGNVPLWLVLNKIDGMKRELLLPLASEVMAQSQADEVFMISALTGDGIKGLMQKLAKKLPLGPFHFPDDMLTDMPERTWVAELIREQVFLQTHDELPYDSTVEIQSYKEKEDGSIRIDANVYVMRSAQKAIVIGEAGKRIREIGKRARAAVEHSLGQTCHLFLQVKERPKWDQDHHRLQEIRPKF; encoded by the coding sequence ATGTCCTCAGATTCAGAAGAAAAAACAGTGCGCTGTGGCTTTGTTGCGCTTTTAGGGGCACCGAATGCTGGAAAATCAACTTTTCTTAATAAGGCGGTTGGGGCAAGGGTTTCAATTGTAACACCTAAAGCGCAAACAACCCGTATGCGTGCCAGAGGAATTGTCAATGAAGACAATACACAAATTATTTTTTGTGATGCGCCGGGTTTATTTAAACCGAAACGTAAATTTGACGAGGCAATGGTAGGTGCTGCATGGGATGGGTTAAGAGATGCTGACCTAGCATTGCTGGTTGTGGATGCAACAAAAGCGAAGAAGGAAGAAATTAAAAACATCTCAATCGAAGCAGGTTTTAAGGCCAAAAAAGGGAATGTTCCTCTATGGCTTGTTCTGAACAAGATTGATGGGATGAAACGTGAACTTCTTTTGCCACTTGCTTCAGAGGTGATGGCCCAAAGCCAAGCAGACGAAGTTTTTATGATTAGTGCACTGACAGGCGATGGCATTAAAGGTCTGATGCAGAAACTGGCAAAGAAATTGCCTTTAGGGCCGTTTCATTTTCCAGATGATATGCTGACAGATATGCCGGAGCGAACATGGGTGGCAGAACTCATTCGGGAACAAGTTTTTTTACAAACGCATGATGAGCTTCCTTATGATTCAACGGTGGAGATCCAGAGCTATAAAGAAAAAGAAGACGGTTCTATTCGAATTGATGCAAATGTTTATGTGATGCGTTCAGCACAAAAGGCTATTGTGATTGGTGAGGCAGGTAAGCGTATTAGGGAGATCGGTAAGCGTGCACGTGCTGCTGTCGAACATTCCTTAGGGCAAACATGTCATTTGTTTTTACAGGTAAAGGAAAGACCTAAATGGGACCAGGATCACCATAGGTTGCAAGAAATCAGACCAAAATTTTAA
- a CDS encoding UMP kinase codes for MNEISSPYKYKRVLLKVSGEALMGQGSGGIDPQVVDRIASDIAAVSKAGVEVCLVVGGGNIFRGVAAAAKGMDRAQGDYAGMLATVINALLLQNALEKNNIETRVMTAIHMAAIAEPYIRRRALMHLEKGRVVIFGAGTGNPFFTTDTAAALRASEMECDVLLKGTQVDGVYSDDPNKNPEATRYETLSYIDVLSKSLKVMDAAAISLAREKKIPIVVFDIHEHGNFAKTLCGKGKFTTIAE; via the coding sequence ATGAATGAAATTTCTTCCCCCTATAAATATAAAAGAGTGCTTTTAAAGGTCTCTGGAGAGGCGTTAATGGGGCAAGGTAGCGGCGGCATAGATCCTCAGGTTGTTGACCGTATTGCTTCAGATATTGCGGCAGTTTCCAAAGCAGGTGTAGAGGTTTGTCTTGTTGTTGGTGGTGGAAATATCTTTAGAGGTGTTGCCGCAGCAGCAAAAGGTATGGATCGTGCGCAAGGTGATTATGCAGGAATGTTGGCGACGGTCATCAATGCATTGCTCCTGCAAAATGCTTTGGAAAAAAATAATATTGAAACCCGTGTTATGACGGCCATTCATATGGCTGCAATTGCAGAACCTTATATCCGTCGGCGTGCTTTGATGCATTTGGAAAAAGGTCGTGTTGTTATTTTTGGTGCCGGTACTGGAAATCCATTTTTCACAACAGATACGGCTGCGGCTTTGCGGGCAAGCGAAATGGAATGTGATGTGCTTCTAAAAGGTACACAGGTTGACGGTGTCTATTCCGATGACCCGAACAAAAATCCGGAGGCAACACGCTATGAAACGCTTTCTTATATTGATGTTCTTTCTAAAAGTTTAAAAGTGATGGATGCTGCCGCAATTAGTTTGGCACGAGAAAAAAAGATTCCTATCGTTGTTTTTGATATCCATGAACATGGAAATTTTGCAAAGACATTGTGTGGTAAAGGGAAGTTTACAACGATTGCAGAGTAA
- a CDS encoding ribosome recycling factor, which translates to MSGNFDDLLKEIHERMDKVKVNLKKEFSGLRSGRATPALLEPVRVEAYGSLSPLTQVASIAVPEPSMLSVSVWDKGLVQAVEKAIRNSGLGLNPASEGQTVRVPVPQLTGERREELAKAAGRYTENARIAVRNARRDGMTKAKAEEKEGSISEDELKNWIDSIQKLTDSFISDLDELLSKKESEIKQV; encoded by the coding sequence ATGTCCGGTAATTTTGACGATCTTCTTAAGGAAATTCATGAACGCATGGATAAGGTGAAGGTCAATTTAAAAAAAGAATTTTCAGGTCTGCGTTCCGGTCGTGCAACCCCTGCTTTGTTAGAGCCTGTTCGTGTGGAAGCCTATGGCTCTCTTTCTCCCTTGACACAGGTGGCTTCAATAGCGGTGCCGGAGCCTTCCATGCTTTCTGTTTCTGTTTGGGATAAAGGCTTGGTTCAAGCTGTTGAAAAAGCAATCAGAAATAGTGGATTAGGTCTAAACCCAGCTTCTGAAGGGCAGACAGTGCGCGTTCCTGTTCCGCAATTAACAGGGGAACGCCGTGAAGAGCTTGCTAAAGCAGCAGGACGTTATACTGAGAATGCTCGAATTGCTGTCCGCAATGCACGTCGTGATGGGATGACAAAGGCTAAAGCTGAGGAAAAAGAAGGTTCTATCAGCGAAGACGAGTTGAAGAACTGGATTGATAGCATTCAGAAACTGACAGATAGCTTTATCTCAGATTTGGATGAATTACTTTCTAAAAAAGAAAGTGAAATTAAACAGGTTTGA
- the uppS gene encoding di-trans,poly-cis-decaprenylcistransferase: MRPKHIAFIMDGNGRWAQKHGLAIVDGHEEGGVAVQRCAKAALDSNIPYVTLYAFSSENWRRSDEEIENLQALLVYYLREKVDELHQKGVRFQVIGEVDRFSPEVQEELRLAIEKTSKNERLTLTLALSYGSRSEITSAFKKMSKELLQGNLSLEAVDESLIEKYLQTAGMPDPDVIVRTSGEARLSNFLLWQAAYSELIFLDIFWPEFTEIEFDKVLLEFASRHRRFGARN, from the coding sequence ATGCGTCCTAAACATATTGCTTTTATTATGGATGGAAATGGTCGCTGGGCGCAAAAACATGGCCTTGCAATTGTTGACGGCCATGAAGAGGGGGGAGTGGCTGTCCAGCGTTGCGCAAAAGCGGCGCTGGACTCAAATATTCCTTATGTTACCTTATATGCTTTTTCCTCTGAAAATTGGCGACGTTCGGATGAAGAGATCGAAAATCTTCAGGCACTGCTTGTTTATTATTTAAGAGAAAAAGTGGATGAGCTACATCAAAAGGGGGTTCGTTTTCAAGTCATTGGTGAGGTTGACCGTTTTTCGCCTGAGGTTCAAGAGGAACTGAGGCTTGCAATTGAAAAGACTTCTAAAAATGAACGTTTAACTTTAACCTTGGCGCTTTCCTATGGTTCCCGATCTGAGATTACGTCGGCATTTAAAAAAATGTCAAAAGAGTTGCTACAAGGCAATTTATCTTTAGAGGCAGTCGATGAATCTCTTATTGAAAAATATCTTCAAACGGCAGGGATGCCAGATCCAGATGTAATTGTCCGGACAAGTGGAGAGGCGCGTTTATCAAATTTTTTACTGTGGCAAGCTGCTTATAGCGAACTCATTTTTTTAGATATTTTTTGGCCAGAATTTACAGAAATTGAGTTTGATAAAGTTCTTCTGGAATTTGCCTCTCGACACAGACGATTTGGTGCAAGAAATTAA
- a CDS encoding CDP-archaeol synthase — MKKLFHSSAGWADLMPRLLSAIVLLMIAFITIWYGGWPYNLFVAVISFFIAFEALPLARGSKEMPFRGVKLYFSQFLALLIAAVGGIGFFLLRLAPSGLETVFFVFLIVAACDTGAYFSGRLIGGRKLAPSISPGKTISGAVGGLFFAMLIGMILVHAFTGHWVSDVAFYAFLIGISSQIGDLCESAAKRRSGVKDSGKIIPGHGGVLDRLDGMLGAIPVALILQLFAGTEPFWNVHLKYIF, encoded by the coding sequence TTGAAAAAATTATTTCATTCTTCAGCAGGGTGGGCAGATTTAATGCCTCGACTGCTTTCGGCAATCGTGTTGCTCATGATTGCTTTTATTACGATTTGGTACGGCGGTTGGCCCTATAATCTTTTTGTCGCTGTTATTTCCTTTTTCATTGCCTTTGAAGCCTTACCTCTGGCAAGAGGAAGCAAAGAAATGCCTTTTAGAGGGGTGAAATTATATTTTTCCCAATTTTTGGCTTTGCTCATCGCTGCGGTTGGCGGTATTGGTTTCTTTTTATTGCGTCTTGCGCCTTCAGGACTTGAAACAGTCTTTTTTGTTTTTTTGATTGTAGCTGCTTGTGATACGGGTGCTTATTTTTCAGGTCGTTTGATTGGTGGTAGAAAATTAGCCCCTTCGATTTCGCCGGGAAAAACGATTTCAGGTGCTGTTGGTGGATTGTTTTTCGCGATGCTGATCGGCATGATTCTTGTACATGCCTTTACGGGACATTGGGTCTCTGACGTTGCTTTTTATGCTTTCCTTATAGGCATTAGCTCTCAGATTGGTGATTTGTGTGAAAGTGCAGCAAAAAGGCGTTCCGGTGTAAAAGATTCTGGGAAAATTATTCCAGGTCATGGCGGTGTGTTAGATCGCTTGGATGGCATGTTGGGTGCGATACCTGTTGCGCTGATTTTGCAATTATTTGCAGGGACGGAACCTTTCTGGAACGTTCATTTAAAATATATTTTTTAA